In the Populus trichocarpa isolate Nisqually-1 chromosome 8, P.trichocarpa_v4.1, whole genome shotgun sequence genome, atatattataaattaaatttatttttaaaattttaaaatgttttattttttataatatttttaatatgtgcaaccttgcacaatattttttccttttattttattcaatagtttTTAAGTAcgatttctattacaaattaattttaataaataaatttattaaacacaattaagtaaaaaacatgtgTTGCGATATTAAACAACTTGATCTATAATTATCTAgtaattttctagttttgtttttatttatcattaattttatttttattgaattattctaATCTTATAACATAGGATGCCTAATAAATAtgtaatctatatatatttcatgttcaGGTCATGGTTTCTCGTGTTAACCTTGCTTTGCTCgagataattttttacttattgttgctatcttattttttattatattataaatttaattaaaattaaacttgatttttgaatttctcttatttttttaaaatataattgttttctattttttttttgttataatgtttttttatttagcttatGGCATTGCGTGGGCCCCATTAAGGatactaaaatgatattaatatgtttttgaaatgatattaataGGGTGTTTCGAAGTGCGTTTAAAAAGCGCTTccgaaaaaatttaaattttttttttgttttgaattaatatgtttttgatatttttaaattattttgatgtgctgatcttaaaaataatttttaaaaaataaaaaaatattattggtatacttttctgagtgaaaaatattttgaaaagcaaccacaattaCACTCTCAAATATGCTAGAGTGATATTTAAGAGtgtgataatgattattttttaaagtatattttatttgaaaatatattaaaataatattttttatgttttaaaatttatttttaatattaaaaaaaaaaattaaaaacactttttaaaaacaaacaagcgaAGCAGAAGAAAAAGGTCGTATCATAGTTTAGCGAAAGGATCCCAAATCTTTGTCGAGCGAGTAAACGAGAATAAACAAAACAGAAGAGGGGAGGGGGGGAAGGGAGGCATATCAACTTTCGAACAGCAACATGGCCCATGGTGGCTATGGCAAACGAAGAGTGGCTGAGCGCAAACCCCCTGTAGGTCGCCGTTCCAAAGGATTAGGCGTAGACAAGAAGCCTAAACAAAAGCCCAAATCCGTCTCTATCAAGAACCAAATCCGCTCTATAGATCGCATGCTCCGCAAGGTACTACTTCTTACTTccttttttcactttcaattagggtttttttcacCATTAATTAGTTCTCTTTTTAATACAAGGAACTTCCACTTCAAGTAAGAGAAGCTCAAGAAAAGAGGTTAGAGGAGTTGAAGAAGCAACAAGAAATTCATACTCGTTTGGCTCTTGAACGCAAGATTTTCTTGCGAGATCGGAAGATTAAGTTTTTTGGTAACAACTTaatgtgaaatatatatatttttcattatttagtcTCAAGCTAAATCCTCAAAGTCATGTCCTTTGTTTTGTATAGAGAGAAGAAAGATAGATAGAAGAATACGACGTCTTGAGAAACTGCTGCGCGCTTCATCTGGTCAGCTACCCCAAGATGCTGATGTTGCTGACCAGCTTTCTAAATTGAAAGAAGATCTTGAATATGTTAGGGTAAGCTGCTGCTgctctaaatgtttttttttgcaacgCTATATATTGCCCTTTAGTTGAGCAAATATGTAATGGACATTTACTGTTGTTCTGTACTTACCTGATTGAAACTAAAGATACAGTCTACCATACAGTGTGAGATGAAATGTTGACTGTATTGTATTTAGTTTGCACTTGAGTCTTCTTGGAGGTGTATTTTAAACAAATACATGAGCTCCGCTTGTCCtgcttcttgtttctttttccctttaaaaaaaCGAAATCTTTCTAagctgaagttttttttttctatttacatTACTATTTTCTCTTGGAATTGTAGTTTTTCCCCAAGACCGAGAAATATGTATCTTTATTTACTGGAGGTGATGATTCAGACATAGTGGATAGGAGAAATAGATTGCGCGAGCAGATTAAAGCCAACTTAGTTGCTGCTGCAGCCAGCGGCAAGGATTTGGAAggtatcttctttcttttgcttACCTCTGCAactttctaaataaaatgatatgaacTTTCTTGCTTGGTTACTGGACCCAAAGAATGACCCTTGTATAAGTTATAGCAGTGAGTGGTGGATATGGTTTGTTCTCGAAATCTTGATGTAGAAACATCACCTTTTCATGCTTGTGGATCTGCTCCATGGATTAAGTTTTTTTGCAGGCATTTGTGTTTAGACAAATCATTGTCCTCAAGAAATGAAGCTAAAATATACAATTATGTGTATCTGTATTAATAAAGAATACACTGTCGGTTGTCACAGGAAGAATGTTTTTCCCTATCTTACCATTCTGTGCACCACAATACTTTGCGAATTTGTACATAGCTAGAATCAAGAAATGAGGTTTTTGTTTGTGCCCTTGCCAATGGTGGGAACCCAGCCTCTATGCCTGGTAGATATTACTTAGCTTTAAATGTTTTCCCATTTATTGGGTTGTGGGCAGATCTCTAGAGTGACAACTTTGATTTAAGATAAATGATACAGGTCATAAGCTGAACGAGCAAGCACCCACCAATAATGCTTTCCCATTACAAAAGGCTTTGTGGATTATACTCCTATTCATGCTGTTTACCTGCGAATACATTCTCATTATAGTTTTCTTGTGATATCTTCTTATTATTgtgatgaatgttttttttttacttacctTAACAGAGACAGGGAGTGAGGATGATGGTCTTTTGGATCTGAGTGAAGACGATTTCTTTTTAGCTGAAACCTCGAGTGATGAAGCTGATGCAGATGATGAATGGACAGATAAAAGTACAAGGTATTACCTTAACTGTGAGGGAAGATTCTAGTTTCAAGATCTACATTTGCAGTTGGGCAAGTTATTTTATCTTATCAGCTGCTTGATTTATATTTCCTTCATGTTTTTATCAGTCACATTTACTACCGAATCCAgatagcaatgaaaaaaataaatatgcatgtACAATGGTTTATTCTGCAAGCTTTATGCTGTCACATTAGACTGGAAGCTCTGCGCATCCATTTGGTCCTATATTTAGATTGTCGTAATATAGTTTTGCATATGGTGTAAACTGGTTTATACCTTAAAAGGTgcatattataatttgttttcaggGAACAAGCTTCTAGTGCTTCTGGCAAAGCAGCATCTGGAATGTCAAGCGATGAAAGGAATCAGGTCACTTTTTAAACCCGAATATTGCACtgttttaatgaaattatatatcagctatttttatttttatttttttgttatttaaaaaagaaaatgaacattTTTTCTGACATCAATTTTTTCCATGGAGACAGACAGCTGCCAGAGCTCTAATGCCTCCTCCTCGGCcttcaaataatttgcaagcaAATCCAGTGCATGCTCAATCAAGGTTTGGAGCTTCATCAAGCAAAAATTCATGGAAAC is a window encoding:
- the LOC18101579 gene encoding rRNA-processing protein EFG1, translated to MAHGGYGKRRVAERKPPVGRRSKGLGVDKKPKQKPKSVSIKNQIRSIDRMLRKELPLQVREAQEKRLEELKKQQEIHTRLALERKIFLRDRKIKFFERRKIDRRIRRLEKLLRASSGQLPQDADVADQLSKLKEDLEYVRFFPKTEKYVSLFTGGDDSDIVDRRNRLREQIKANLVAAAASGKDLEETGSEDDGLLDLSEDDFFLAETSSDEADADDEWTDKSTREQASSASGKAASGMSSDERNQTAARALMPPPRPSNNLQANPVHAQSRFGASSSKNSWKQRAGISTSSNTSSSISGSAFRAGGSSSTRTGHSSNLSSNSDAHKPRRKRRPKKKKQQA